A part of Prolixibacteraceae bacterium genomic DNA contains:
- the sprA gene encoding cell surface protein SprA: protein MILCLGIAINKTNVAFGRHHTSTHFERFNDAASSSVVEAMVAPYEAAPDSTELTLPLPDNMKTEEHYDPTTNQFVIEHKVGDLYYQPTRAFSLDDYVNYDFDRAIQQYWQEKTSKTMEEKKKSLIPSISIGGEAFTKIFGNNTISIKPQGYIELSFGTKTNRIDNPALSERLRKTTTFDFDEKINLSVKGSIGNRLSMGVNYNTEATFDFENRMNLNFKGEEDDIVKNIEAGNVSMSSDNSLIKGGVNLFGVKTDLQFGKLSVSTVLSQQKGESKVINTEGGATKTDFNIQVLDYEANKHFFLGQVFYDQYDQSLSKMPIISSSINITKLEVWITNKTGNYTQSRNIVAFTDLGERGRNKQNNTTLTTDAAGLPYPDNTYPWNGSNNLYDKMNNDYNAIRDIAQVTSTLGPLKQSDGFLPAQDYEKVENARMLTSSEYTFNQKLGYISLNRSLSPDEVLAVSFEYTINGKTLRVGDFSTGGVEAPQTLFVKLLKGTNVNPKFNLWKLMMKNIYDLNAYQVNKDGFRLDVVYQDSKTGSNLNYLPDGPLKEKILIQVMNLDNVNMQGDQQSDGLFDFIPGYTIDSERGKIIFPSVEPFGDYLEKKLAGDQSAINKYVYHALYDNTKTIAEQQAEKNKFAFMGSYQGSSNSDIPLNTINLTPGSVKVTAGGRTLVENVDYVVDYTLGRVRILNQALIESGQAISISTESEQMFSMQRKTLIGTQLNYQFTDNFNLGTTVMYLQEKPLTSKVNYGQEPISNLMLGFNGAYKTESQFLTSLVDKIPLIDTKEVSNISVEGEFAKLYPGTSNAIGESGAAYLDDFEGTQTSISLKTQYTWKLASVPQGKNDIPEGEKTNDLTSGYNRALLSWYVIDPLMQRDTPNTPSNIKGNDEEQSKNSTREVYQDEIFPNTNNAVGQPTNIPTFDLAFYPNERGQYNFDTAPTSNSSGVNADGTLKSPESRWGAIMRKIETPDFENANIEYIEFWVMDPYAELTDAEKLNSGGDLYFHLGNISEDILRDSRKSFENGLPIDGNYDAITDNTTWGRVSRNQPTVNAFDNNPSSRQYQDIGLDGLADEEERNFYNNYITEVSKIVTGASLEKIQNDPSGDNYHYFRGSDYDQQQLGILERYKYYNGVDGNSPTDAQSPESYNTSSTSLPDGEDINQDNTLSENESYFEYKISMRPNDFQVGSNFITDKRIAKVKLKNSEVREVEWYQFKIPVTKSSKTIGSISDYRSIRFIRMMMKDWQIPVVLRFATLNLVRADWRKYTVNLEDPTQVNNENTEFEVSAVNIEENYEKQPVNYVLPPGIDRVIDPANPQLRELNEQSLLLKVEDLEDGDARASYKNITTDMRMYKRLKVEVHAEQLEDMQTQDNEVRAFIRIGSDYQDNFYEYEVPLKMTPPGHYNNQLDRDRQTVWPEQNRMDILLKDLTDLKLSRNKEMRKEGSVIEMTDVFESQISYNGHPRIIRIKGNPNLGDVRIVMLGVRNPKSNDGSMESVEVWYDELRLTDVDNEGGWAASTRIRGNLADLATFSFAGSHMSSGFGGIEQSSVQRSMDDNSVYDFSSTVSFGKFFPKKWGVKIPMYYGISQNVKTPKYNPLNPDIKMTDALDALETQSLRDELNAQVQDKTVKKSINFSDVRIEPQKKSKKRHFYDVSNFSFTLSHNTTTHKDINTQQNDEKESKFLFSYNYTKRPKPVEPFRNVKALRSPMFRLIRDFNFYLSPSQLSFRSDMQSYYSAMQYRNLSQPDFKLPTSYVQDFNWYRYYNFRYDLTKSIKLDFAAQNRSRIDVPLYMEEEDRIRKEDDPYQAYKQSILDSLHTGGRNTAYNQTINASYTLPINKIPLLNWTSSTLRYQGRYDWKADPIIKDSEVNLGNTIGNGYSIQGTAGLNFVSLYNKVPYLKKVNRKFARSSSSRSRGRVKTKNVTYQDTINLKGKKKNVIKHKLNSKTLQISFKDQNGKTIRAKTKFIDNNKIAIYPSRSYKKATVDISGTVEIEDKSNNPTVVDGFTRLLMSVRNFNATYTDTRGTTMSGFLPTPKWFGNSTTGGAAPGWDFVFGWQDPDFATKAIDSGWITTDSLLNQPVLRTSNTTLNLRANIEPIKGLKISLTGNRTMSSNESEYYNYNHSEQSWNMTPANYMENGSFSMSIISIGSAFESTSGQGIPESKAYDQFMSNRAIIQQRMVEEKNPSQPERFGENQQEVLIPAFIAAYTGQDAASVELSPFPSAQYIRPNWRVEYNGLTDQIKGIKSVVRTVNISHSYRSTYSVGSYITNSNFSDTQYTLLEAQLAQQNYIPVYDISTVNIKESFSPLINVDVMWKNNISSRFEIRKTRSLTLSTSNNQLTEVHSNEYSVGLGYRIENLQIFYNKNSGQKAISNDLNMRFDMGVRENKTIIRKLAELDNQLTAGQKALTLKVTADYTLSRQLTLRMYYDRIVNTPYVSISYPTANTNFGFSIRFNLQQ from the coding sequence ATGATTCTATGCTTGGGGATCGCAATCAATAAAACGAACGTAGCATTTGGACGCCATCACACGTCTACTCATTTTGAACGTTTCAACGATGCAGCCTCGAGTTCTGTCGTTGAAGCTATGGTGGCACCATATGAAGCAGCCCCAGACTCTACGGAGCTCACCCTCCCGCTTCCTGATAACATGAAGACGGAGGAGCATTATGACCCTACGACCAATCAATTTGTGATTGAGCACAAGGTGGGGGATCTCTATTATCAACCCACAAGAGCATTCAGTCTAGATGACTATGTGAACTACGATTTTGATCGTGCCATTCAACAGTATTGGCAGGAGAAGACCTCTAAAACGATGGAGGAGAAGAAGAAGTCACTTATTCCATCGATAAGTATTGGAGGAGAAGCTTTCACTAAGATCTTTGGTAACAATACCATCTCAATTAAACCACAAGGGTATATAGAGCTCTCTTTTGGAACTAAGACCAATAGGATTGATAATCCAGCACTATCAGAAAGATTACGAAAAACCACCACCTTTGATTTTGATGAGAAGATCAATCTTAGTGTGAAAGGATCTATTGGGAATAGACTTTCAATGGGGGTTAACTACAATACAGAGGCGACATTTGATTTTGAGAATCGTATGAATCTTAATTTCAAAGGAGAGGAAGATGATATCGTGAAGAATATTGAAGCGGGTAATGTGTCCATGTCGTCAGATAACTCACTGATCAAAGGAGGGGTAAACCTTTTTGGTGTGAAGACAGATCTACAGTTCGGTAAATTAAGTGTTTCGACAGTTCTTTCTCAACAGAAGGGAGAGAGTAAGGTGATCAACACAGAAGGGGGGGCGACAAAAACTGATTTTAATATTCAGGTGTTGGACTATGAAGCCAATAAACACTTCTTCTTGGGGCAGGTCTTCTATGACCAGTATGATCAGTCATTATCAAAAATGCCTATCATCTCTTCGAGTATCAATATCACCAAACTAGAGGTGTGGATTACGAACAAGACAGGAAACTATACCCAGTCTCGTAATATTGTTGCTTTTACTGATTTGGGTGAACGTGGTCGCAACAAACAGAATAATACGACTCTTACTACAGATGCAGCCGGACTTCCTTATCCAGACAATACTTATCCATGGAATGGTAGCAACAATCTATACGATAAGATGAACAATGACTACAATGCCATTCGTGACATTGCACAGGTGACAAGCACATTAGGCCCTCTCAAACAGAGTGATGGATTTCTTCCAGCACAAGACTACGAGAAGGTGGAGAATGCACGCATGCTTACCTCCTCTGAATATACTTTCAATCAGAAACTCGGATATATTTCATTAAACAGGTCTCTTAGCCCTGATGAAGTGCTTGCAGTATCCTTTGAGTACACCATTAATGGAAAGACTCTTAGGGTAGGAGATTTCTCTACTGGGGGTGTAGAGGCACCACAGACTCTATTTGTTAAACTATTGAAAGGGACCAATGTCAACCCTAAGTTTAACTTATGGAAGTTAATGATGAAGAACATCTATGATTTAAATGCCTATCAAGTGAATAAAGATGGCTTTAGATTGGATGTAGTCTATCAAGATAGTAAAACAGGTTCTAACTTAAACTATCTACCTGACGGACCTTTAAAAGAGAAGATACTGATCCAAGTGATGAACTTGGACAACGTCAATATGCAAGGGGATCAGCAGTCAGATGGACTTTTTGACTTTATCCCAGGTTATACGATTGATTCGGAACGTGGAAAGATCATCTTCCCATCAGTTGAACCTTTCGGTGACTACTTGGAGAAGAAACTTGCAGGCGATCAAAGTGCAATCAATAAGTATGTCTACCATGCTCTTTATGATAACACGAAGACGATTGCAGAGCAGCAAGCCGAAAAGAATAAGTTTGCATTTATGGGTAGTTACCAAGGTAGTTCCAATTCGGATATTCCACTGAATACAATCAATTTAACGCCAGGGTCTGTAAAAGTTACTGCTGGGGGACGTACACTGGTTGAGAATGTAGATTATGTGGTCGATTATACCTTGGGGCGCGTAAGAATATTAAACCAAGCATTGATTGAATCTGGACAAGCCATCTCGATATCTACAGAGAGTGAGCAGATGTTTAGCATGCAACGCAAGACTTTGATTGGTACACAGCTGAACTATCAGTTTACAGATAATTTCAACCTAGGTACAACAGTGATGTATCTTCAAGAGAAGCCTCTGACTAGTAAGGTAAACTACGGTCAAGAACCGATATCTAACTTGATGTTAGGATTCAATGGAGCATACAAAACAGAGTCGCAATTTCTTACCTCGTTGGTGGATAAGATACCACTTATCGATACCAAAGAGGTGTCTAACATCTCCGTTGAAGGGGAGTTCGCTAAACTATACCCAGGTACATCGAATGCTATTGGTGAGTCTGGGGCTGCATATTTAGATGATTTCGAAGGGACACAAACAAGTATCTCATTAAAGACACAATATACATGGAAATTGGCCAGTGTACCACAGGGGAAGAATGATATCCCTGAAGGAGAGAAGACCAATGATCTGACCTCTGGATATAACAGAGCACTTCTGTCATGGTATGTGATTGATCCACTAATGCAGAGGGATACACCGAATACACCATCCAATATCAAGGGAAATGATGAAGAGCAGTCGAAGAATAGTACTCGTGAGGTCTATCAAGATGAGATCTTTCCAAACACCAATAATGCTGTAGGACAACCCACCAATATACCAACGTTTGACTTGGCTTTCTATCCAAATGAGAGAGGTCAGTACAACTTTGACACTGCACCAACGTCCAATTCATCTGGGGTTAATGCAGATGGAACATTGAAAAGTCCAGAGAGTCGCTGGGGAGCGATAATGCGTAAGATTGAGACTCCTGATTTTGAGAATGCAAATATTGAATATATCGAGTTTTGGGTGATGGACCCTTATGCAGAACTTACTGACGCGGAGAAGTTGAATTCAGGAGGAGATCTATATTTCCATTTGGGTAATATCTCCGAGGATATTCTACGTGACTCACGTAAATCATTCGAGAATGGTTTACCTATCGATGGCAATTATGATGCGATTACAGATAATACCACATGGGGTAGGGTTTCAAGAAACCAACCCACAGTAAATGCTTTTGATAATAACCCATCTTCTAGACAGTATCAAGATATTGGTTTAGACGGTTTGGCCGATGAAGAGGAGCGTAACTTCTATAATAACTATATTACAGAAGTGAGCAAGATCGTCACAGGAGCAAGCCTAGAGAAGATCCAAAATGACCCTTCGGGAGATAACTACCATTACTTTAGAGGAAGTGATTACGACCAACAGCAGTTGGGTATCCTAGAGCGTTACAAGTACTATAATGGAGTGGATGGTAACTCACCAACAGATGCACAGTCGCCTGAGTCCTATAATACCTCTTCTACCTCTTTACCTGATGGGGAAGATATCAACCAAGATAATACCTTGTCAGAAAACGAGAGTTATTTTGAGTATAAGATCAGTATGCGACCTAATGACTTCCAAGTTGGTTCTAATTTCATTACGGACAAACGAATAGCAAAAGTTAAATTAAAGAACTCGGAAGTGCGAGAGGTGGAGTGGTATCAGTTTAAGATCCCAGTGACCAAGAGTAGTAAAACAATCGGTTCTATCTCTGACTATCGTTCTATTCGCTTCATTCGTATGATGATGAAAGATTGGCAGATTCCTGTGGTCCTTCGATTTGCAACTCTTAATTTAGTGCGAGCAGATTGGAGAAAATATACGGTGAACTTGGAAGATCCGACACAAGTAAATAATGAGAATACCGAATTTGAAGTTTCTGCAGTAAACATTGAAGAGAACTACGAGAAACAACCTGTAAATTATGTATTGCCTCCAGGTATTGACCGTGTTATTGATCCAGCCAATCCTCAGCTAAGAGAGCTTAATGAGCAATCTCTACTTCTAAAAGTAGAAGACTTAGAGGATGGTGATGCAAGAGCATCGTATAAAAATATCACCACCGATATGAGGATGTATAAGCGTCTGAAGGTGGAAGTGCATGCCGAACAGTTAGAAGATATGCAGACCCAAGATAATGAGGTAAGGGCATTCATTCGCATTGGTTCGGATTATCAGGATAACTTCTATGAATATGAGGTTCCATTGAAGATGACACCTCCAGGGCATTATAATAATCAATTAGATCGTGATAGACAAACAGTTTGGCCAGAGCAGAACCGTATGGACATTCTTTTGAAAGACCTTACTGATCTTAAGCTCTCTCGAAATAAAGAGATGCGAAAAGAGGGTAGTGTAATTGAAATGACCGATGTCTTTGAATCACAAATTAGTTATAATGGACATCCTCGTATTATCCGGATTAAGGGTAACCCGAACTTAGGCGATGTCCGCATTGTGATGCTTGGGGTAAGAAATCCTAAGTCGAACGATGGATCCATGGAGTCGGTAGAGGTTTGGTATGATGAGCTACGTTTAACGGATGTAGATAACGAAGGAGGATGGGCAGCTTCTACAAGAATTCGAGGTAATCTGGCAGATCTAGCGACCTTCTCTTTTGCGGGAAGCCATATGTCATCAGGTTTTGGTGGTATAGAACAGAGTTCGGTTCAAAGAAGCATGGATGACAATAGTGTGTATGACTTTAGTTCTACTGTCTCATTCGGTAAATTCTTCCCTAAGAAATGGGGGGTAAAAATACCGATGTACTATGGTATATCACAAAATGTAAAGACTCCGAAGTACAATCCTCTGAATCCTGATATAAAGATGACAGATGCTTTAGATGCTTTAGAGACACAATCATTAAGAGATGAATTAAATGCACAGGTACAAGATAAGACTGTAAAGAAGAGTATCAACTTCTCAGACGTTCGTATAGAGCCTCAGAAGAAGTCGAAGAAGCGTCATTTCTATGATGTCTCGAACTTCTCATTCACATTATCTCATAATACGACGACCCATAAGGATATCAACACGCAGCAGAATGACGAGAAAGAGTCGAAATTCTTATTCAGCTATAACTATACGAAACGGCCTAAACCAGTAGAGCCATTCCGTAATGTTAAAGCACTACGTAGTCCTATGTTCCGACTTATCAGAGACTTCAACTTCTATCTGTCACCTTCGCAGTTGTCGTTCCGTTCAGATATGCAGAGCTATTATAGTGCTATGCAGTATCGTAACTTATCACAACCAGACTTTAAGTTACCGACATCATATGTCCAAGACTTTAATTGGTATCGCTATTACAATTTCCGATATGACTTGACTAAATCGATCAAATTAGACTTTGCGGCACAAAACAGATCACGTATTGATGTGCCATTATATATGGAAGAGGAAGATAGGATACGTAAAGAAGATGATCCTTATCAAGCATATAAGCAGTCTATCTTAGACAGCTTACACACAGGAGGTCGTAACACTGCGTACAACCAAACGATTAATGCGAGTTACACCTTACCTATTAATAAGATCCCTCTATTAAATTGGACTTCATCGACATTAAGGTACCAAGGAAGATACGATTGGAAAGCGGATCCTATCATCAAAGATTCAGAAGTCAATTTAGGAAATACAATAGGTAATGGTTACTCTATTCAAGGAACTGCAGGCCTGAACTTTGTGAGCCTTTATAACAAGGTTCCTTACTTGAAGAAGGTGAATAGGAAATTTGCAAGAAGTAGTAGCAGTCGTTCAAGAGGACGAGTAAAAACGAAAAATGTAACTTACCAAGATACGATCAATCTGAAAGGAAAGAAGAAGAATGTGATCAAGCATAAGTTGAATAGTAAGACTCTTCAAATCTCCTTTAAAGATCAGAATGGGAAAACAATTAGGGCAAAAACGAAGTTTATAGATAACAACAAGATCGCAATCTATCCTTCTAGGTCATATAAAAAGGCAACGGTAGATATCTCAGGAACAGTTGAGATTGAAGACAAAAGTAATAATCCGACCGTAGTCGATGGTTTTACGAGACTGTTGATGTCGGTAAGAAACTTCAATGCGACATATACAGATACCAGGGGAACAACCATGTCAGGATTCCTACCAACACCAAAGTGGTTTGGTAACAGTACTACTGGAGGAGCAGCCCCGGGATGGGACTTTGTCTTTGGATGGCAAGATCCCGATTTTGCTACAAAAGCGATAGATAGTGGATGGATTACGACCGATTCATTGCTCAATCAACCAGTGCTCCGAACATCTAATACAACCCTAAATTTACGTGCTAATATCGAACCTATAAAAGGGCTTAAAATTAGTCTTACGGGAAATAGAACGATGAGTAGTAATGAGAGTGAATATTATAACTATAACCATTCGGAGCAGAGTTGGAATATGACCCCAGCGAACTATATGGAAAATGGTAGTTTCTCGATGAGTATCATCTCAATTGGTAGTGCTTTTGAAAGCACTTCAGGGCAAGGTATTCCTGAAAGTAAGGCTTATGATCAATTTATGAGTAATAGGGCTATAATACAACAGAGAATGGTGGAGGAGAAGAATCCATCCCAACCTGAACGATTTGGGGAGAACCAACAAGAGGTTCTGATTCCTGCATTTATTGCGGCGTATACAGGACAAGACGCAGCATCTGTCGAACTCTCTCCATTCCCATCAGCTCAATATATTCGTCCCAATTGGAGGGTCGAATACAATGGTTTGACTGATCAGATTAAAGGGATTAAATCAGTGGTCAGAACAGTGAATATTTCACACTCTTATCGTTCGACTTATAGTGTGGGTTCATATATTACCAATAGTAATTTCTCGGATACACAATATACGCTACTAGAAGCTCAATTAGCACAACAGAACTATATCCCAGTGTATGATATCTCTACCGTTAATATTAAAGAGTCTTTCAGTCCTCTTATTAATGTGGATGTGATGTGGAAAAACAATATCTCATCACGATTTGAGATTCGTAAAACAAGATCATTGACCCTAAGCACTTCGAACAATCAACTGACCGAGGTACATAGTAATGAATATAGTGTTGGATTAGGTTATCGCATCGAGAACCTACAGATCTTCTATAATAAAAACAGTGGTCAGAAGGCCATATCTAATGACCTTAACATGCGTTTTGACATGGGGGTTAGAGAGAATAAAACGATAATACGTAAGCTTGCGGAGCTAGACAATCAGCTTACTGCAGGGCAGAAAGCATTGACCTTAAAAGTTACGGCTGACTATACCTTGAGTAGACAGCTCACATTGCGTATGTATTATGATCGAATTGTAAATACTCCTTATGTTTCGATATCATATCCGACTGCAAACACCAATTTTGGTTTTAGTATTCGTTTCAATCTACAACAGTAA
- the ruvA gene encoding Holliday junction branch migration protein RuvA yields MYEYIKGNLTEVTPTYAIVETGGIGYQVFISLTSYQKVQSQPQATLWTHFVVREDAQSLYGFSDREERALFRHLISVNGVGANTAMVMLSSYPTQELLQAIQTDNVNVLKSIKGIGAKTAQRILIDLKDKVGKIEGEGQIVASQNNTNKNEALSAMVMLGFNKKAAEKVIDKILKDNPAMEVEPIIKLALKSL; encoded by the coding sequence ATGTACGAATACATTAAAGGAAACTTGACTGAGGTGACGCCAACCTATGCCATTGTAGAGACAGGAGGTATCGGCTATCAAGTGTTTATTTCTCTGACCAGTTATCAAAAGGTACAGTCGCAACCACAAGCAACGCTATGGACACATTTTGTGGTGAGAGAAGATGCCCAATCGCTATATGGTTTTTCAGATAGAGAGGAGAGAGCTCTATTTCGTCATTTAATCTCGGTCAATGGTGTTGGAGCAAACACCGCGATGGTGATGTTATCTTCTTACCCAACGCAAGAATTATTGCAAGCAATTCAAACCGATAATGTTAATGTGTTGAAAAGCATAAAAGGGATTGGAGCTAAAACGGCACAGCGTATTCTGATCGATTTGAAAGACAAAGTGGGTAAAATTGAGGGTGAAGGTCAGATTGTAGCCTCTCAGAACAATACGAATAAAAATGAAGCGTTATCTGCTATGGTAATGTTAGGATTTAACAAGAAAGCAGCAGAGAAGGTTATTGATAAGATTTTGAAAGATAATCCAGCAATGGAAGTGGAGCCGATTATCAAACTTGCACTGAAAAGCTTGTAG
- the pdxA gene encoding 4-hydroxythreonine-4-phosphate dehydrogenase PdxA has protein sequence MNFQKIKIGITQGDINGVGYEVIIKSLSDDRIFESCTPIVYGSPKVAAYHKKAIDHTKVSFNQIVDASESEEGKANILNCISENTRVELGKSTTIAGESSYMALEKACADLKEGKIDVLITAPICKDNIQSEDFNFPGHTEFLSEQFESKDHLMLMVSEQMKIGVVAGHVPISQVSEFITEELLLSKIRVMHQTMMQDFGIDGPRIAVMGLNPHAGDNGLLGKEEEEIITPALKKAQEEGIMAMGPYPADGFFGNGTYRNFDVILAMYHDQGLVPFKALAFDDGVNFTAGLPIIRTSPGHGTAFDIAGKGKASENSFRKAMYLAIDLYRNREIYNEVSNDPLQKYDLEDRQSMGDRSI, from the coding sequence ATGAACTTTCAAAAAATCAAAATAGGAATCACTCAGGGCGATATCAATGGTGTCGGATATGAGGTGATCATTAAGTCTCTATCGGACGATCGTATTTTCGAATCTTGCACTCCCATTGTTTATGGTTCACCCAAGGTAGCAGCTTACCATAAAAAAGCCATTGATCATACTAAGGTCTCTTTTAACCAGATTGTAGATGCTTCGGAATCCGAAGAGGGAAAAGCTAATATTTTGAATTGTATCTCTGAAAACACTCGTGTGGAGTTGGGGAAATCAACAACAATTGCTGGTGAATCTTCGTATATGGCGTTGGAGAAAGCGTGTGCAGATCTGAAAGAGGGTAAGATTGATGTACTGATAACGGCTCCTATCTGCAAGGACAATATCCAATCGGAAGATTTTAACTTTCCTGGACACACGGAGTTCTTATCAGAGCAGTTCGAATCGAAAGATCACCTAATGCTTATGGTCAGTGAACAGATGAAGATTGGAGTAGTTGCAGGTCATGTGCCTATTTCTCAGGTTTCGGAATTTATCACAGAAGAGCTGCTACTAAGTAAGATTCGTGTGATGCATCAAACCATGATGCAAGACTTTGGTATTGATGGCCCAAGGATTGCCGTGATGGGATTAAATCCACATGCAGGAGATAATGGGCTTTTAGGGAAAGAAGAGGAAGAGATTATCACACCGGCATTGAAAAAAGCACAGGAAGAGGGCATTATGGCTATGGGACCATATCCAGCAGATGGATTCTTTGGAAATGGGACTTATCGTAATTTTGATGTTATTCTTGCGATGTATCACGACCAAGGATTGGTTCCGTTTAAGGCACTAGCATTTGATGATGGGGTAAACTTCACTGCAGGACTACCTATTATTAGAACGTCTCCAGGACACGGAACGGCTTTTGATATTGCAGGTAAAGGCAAAGCATCAGAGAACTCTTTCCGTAAAGCAATGTATCTTGCCATCGACCTTTACCGTAATCGTGAGATCTACAATGAAGTGTCGAATGACCCGTTACAGAAATATGATTTAGAAGATCGCCAGTCGATGGGAGACCGATCAATTTAA
- a CDS encoding leucyl aminopeptidase, giving the protein MKNILLVAASDLSKDQVVLFPKEQPEVLSQLDENQINYIKNQLDKEQTIIGMPSCDSSFQWMVAVEKSDDCIKMAEALRQLGAKVVALIKGQRIASIGVKNQTEMDRIALPFVEGMVLADYKFEKYFTKKEEYPLCSIEIDDRISEEALLELTSVLKATIKARDLVNEPQSFLTATQLSEEMIEMGEEANISVTVLGKKKIEELGMGGLLGVNKGSVAPPTFTIMEYKPKGAVNSEPIVFVGKGVVYDTGGLSLKPTAASMDYMKSDMGGAAAVSCATYAIALAKLPYHVITLVPATDNRPSGDAYAPGDVLKMYNGKTVEVLNTDAEGRLILADALSYADRYKPEVVMDVATLTGAAAIAIGTEGAVIMGNAKETYFEEIDKAGFETHERSVRFPFWDEYSKMLESDIADLKNLGGREAGAITAGKFLENFTESPYIHLDIAGPAFLHSEKGYIKKGGSGYGVRLLFEWIKTRAK; this is encoded by the coding sequence AATATATTATTGGTTGCAGCAAGTGACCTTTCAAAAGATCAGGTAGTTCTTTTCCCAAAGGAACAACCTGAAGTGCTTTCTCAATTGGATGAGAATCAAATCAATTATATTAAGAATCAATTAGATAAAGAGCAGACAATCATAGGGATGCCATCATGCGATAGTTCATTTCAGTGGATGGTAGCGGTGGAGAAGAGCGATGACTGTATTAAGATGGCGGAAGCGCTACGTCAGTTAGGCGCAAAGGTTGTTGCTTTGATAAAAGGGCAGCGTATCGCTTCTATTGGAGTTAAAAACCAAACGGAGATGGATCGTATTGCCCTTCCTTTTGTAGAGGGTATGGTGTTAGCGGACTATAAGTTTGAGAAGTATTTCACCAAGAAAGAGGAGTATCCACTATGCTCTATTGAGATAGATGATCGTATTTCAGAAGAGGCCCTGTTAGAGCTTACATCTGTGTTGAAAGCTACAATTAAGGCAAGAGACTTAGTGAATGAACCACAGTCATTTTTGACAGCAACGCAGTTGTCTGAGGAGATGATTGAGATGGGAGAGGAAGCAAATATCTCGGTAACCGTCTTAGGAAAGAAGAAGATCGAAGAGCTCGGCATGGGAGGCCTCCTTGGGGTAAACAAAGGGAGTGTTGCCCCTCCAACTTTCACCATTATGGAGTACAAGCCTAAGGGAGCGGTGAATAGCGAACCGATAGTATTTGTCGGGAAAGGGGTCGTCTATGACACCGGAGGTTTAAGTCTAAAACCAACCGCAGCGAGCATGGACTATATGAAATCAGATATGGGTGGTGCAGCAGCTGTATCTTGTGCGACATATGCTATTGCATTGGCTAAGTTACCTTACCATGTGATCACACTTGTTCCTGCGACGGACAATAGACCATCTGGGGATGCTTATGCACCTGGAGATGTTCTAAAAATGTATAACGGCAAGACTGTAGAGGTATTAAATACGGATGCTGAAGGCAGACTAATTCTTGCCGATGCATTAAGTTATGCAGATAGATATAAGCCAGAGGTGGTGATGGATGTCGCTACATTAACAGGAGCAGCAGCTATTGCTATTGGTACAGAAGGTGCTGTAATAATGGGGAATGCTAAGGAGACATATTTCGAAGAGATTGACAAAGCAGGTTTTGAAACCCATGAGCGAAGTGTTCGTTTCCCTTTCTGGGATGAATATAGTAAGATGCTTGAGAGTGACATTGCCGATTTAAAAAACTTAGGAGGACGAGAAGCCGGAGCAATTACAGCAGGTAAATTCTTGGAGAATTTCACCGAAAGTCCTTATATCCATCTAGATATTGCAGGTCCTGCCTTCCTTCATAGTGAGAAGGGATATATCAAAAAAGGAGGTAGTGGCTATGGTGTACGTCTTCTTTTTGAATGGATCAAAACAAGAGCCAAATAA